Part of the Pseudomonas sp. Leaf58 genome is shown below.
AGCCCTGTCCCTACAAAAATAATGGTCGCCAGATGCCTACCTTGACTGCTTCAATCGCGCGGGAACGAGACCCTGCGGAAATACGGGCTTGTAAAAAAGCAGCGCTACGGCTTGTTCCTCTCTTGGCCCTTGCCTACTTCTTCAACTATTTGGACCGTACTAACGTAGGGTTCGCCTCTCTTACAATGAATGATGACCTAGGGCTAACTGCGTCGCAGTTTGGTTTCGCAGCAGGAATCTTCTACTTGGGTTATTGCATATTCGAAGTCCCCAGTAATTTGGCCCTCTACAAGTATGGGGCTCGACGGTGGCTTGCAAGGATCATGATTACGTGGGGGTTGTTTGCCGCCGCAACCTCTCTGGCACAAGGCCCCACCAGTTATGCGATTATCCGTTTGCTCGCGGGAATTGCTGAAGCAGGATTTTTCCCTGGCGTTATCTTCTTCCTTTCGTTGTGGTTCCCCGCTCATTACCGCACCAAGGTTATGGCGTGGTTTCTTTTCGCGATCCCAATGTCGTCCGTTCTTGGCGGCCCCTTGTCCGCCGCGATGTTGCAAATGGATGGCATCTGGGGCTTTGCTGGCTGGCAGTGGTTACTCGTCCTCCAAGGGCTTCCAGCATGCTTCCTAGGGCTCTTGTGTTTGCGCTTTTTAGCTGACAAGCCAACTGATGCCGGTTGGTTGACGACAGAAGAAAAAGCAGCTCTACAAGCCGTTTTGGACGCTGAGCATGAATCCAAAAGCGCACACAGCTTCCGCCAATCGCTTAAAGACCCTCGGGTCTGGTTGCTTGCTGCAATTCTATTCAGCTACATCATCGGCATTTTAGGCATCGGCGTATGGCTGCCACAAATTCTGAAGAGTCACAACCTGACTACCATGCAGATCGGATGGATTTCCGCTGCTCCCTACTTGATTGCCAGCGCTGCCATGCTGGTGTGGGCAAAGGTACTGGCACGTAAAAGACGCTACATCCTTCACTTGGCGCTCACCTGCGGTACCGGGGCTGCCGGCTTTATATTCTCTGTGGTCTATAGCGACTTTTTACCCGCTCTATTTGGACTGACCGTTGCTCTTATCGGGTTGTGTTCCGTACGTACCTGCTTCTACAGCATCCCTTCGACCTTTTTGAGTAAGCAAGCAGCCGCAGGTGGCATTGCATTCATCAATGCAACAGGTAGCTTGGGCGGCTTGGTCGGACCTTACGCTGTCGGCTGGCTCAAAGATGTGACTGGTTCGTTCAGCGCTGGCTTGATGGGCATGGCGTTCATGCTCTGTTTAGCGACTGTGCTGACGATTGTTCTCAGTTTCCTGGTCAAGTACAAAGCCTTTGAGTCATGAGATAGCGGGCATCTTCGCTAAATCTCTGTGCGCAAACCAACGCAAATAAAAAAGTAGGGCGCTGTTCGCCTCCACGGTCCAACCGAACGTAGCTGTTTGCTCTGTAAGACCCTAGATAGGATTAGCATTGGAGGACGGCGGACACTAAAAGATAACTGGTTTCGTCAGCGCGACACGTAGTCTGTGGGAGCGGGTTAACCCGCTGATCGTGTCCCGGGCAGTGGTGTAACTCATCCTGCGGCGTTGCTGAGCGTCCGCGCCGCCTATGCTCGATCAGCAGGAAACCAAGATTGACCACGTAAGGATTATTCCTTACCATTTATTCAATACATCCGGGAGAACACTCATGCCTGCCATCCACGAAATCGCCACACTGACCTCAAAGGGGCAGGTCACACTGCCCAAATCCGTTCGCCAGCTACTCGGGCTTGATACCGGTGGCAAGATTGCATTCGACGTACGCGGGGGTGAAATCGTGGTCAGCCGCGTAGAAACCACCCACGAAGACCCTGCCATCGGTGCGTTCCTGGGTTTGCTGGAGGCTGATATCCGAGGCGGCCGCAACCTCACCACTCTCCGGAAGACTTGGCGCAAACCATGCTCGCCAACGCAAACCACCCTGTAAACCTGGACGAAGAGATCGACGGTGAGGTCGCGAT
Proteins encoded:
- a CDS encoding MFS transporter — protein: MPTLTASIARERDPAEIRACKKAALRLVPLLALAYFFNYLDRTNVGFASLTMNDDLGLTASQFGFAAGIFYLGYCIFEVPSNLALYKYGARRWLARIMITWGLFAAATSLAQGPTSYAIIRLLAGIAEAGFFPGVIFFLSLWFPAHYRTKVMAWFLFAIPMSSVLGGPLSAAMLQMDGIWGFAGWQWLLVLQGLPACFLGLLCLRFLADKPTDAGWLTTEEKAALQAVLDAEHESKSAHSFRQSLKDPRVWLLAAILFSYIIGILGIGVWLPQILKSHNLTTMQIGWISAAPYLIASAAMLVWAKVLARKRRYILHLALTCGTGAAGFIFSVVYSDFLPALFGLTVALIGLCSVRTCFYSIPSTFLSKQAAAGGIAFINATGSLGGLVGPYAVGWLKDVTGSFSAGLMGMAFMLCLATVLTIVLSFLVKYKAFES